The DNA window aaatgagtgagatatagggatttgaaaattttccagttttccggcgACGACGACGGTCGCCGAAGTCTGAGGTTGAAGAcgatggaatattccgtcaattcTGACGAAATATTCTGACACCGTCAGTTAAGTTTAACGgaatctgttaggatttaacgaaatattccctaaCTGCCATTACTGTTTCCGTTAGAGTACCCTGCATGTGGCAGCGCGTGGGTGgatgaaaaattatttaaaaaatatggggacGATCTTGagattgtgtaggtcactgtggtatattcatatacccaatttgagctatgtatgaaAAGTTATTACATAGTTTGGTATATGTGCATTAAAGTgacgtttatatagttgtttctCCTATAGGCGAGACCTATCCGGAGGACGAGCGTAGCCAGGCTAGGCACGGGGGTTACGAACCAGCTACacatcagtgagtgggcagttattttcagtatatatatatatatatatatatatatatatatatatatatctacttgatgtttttcccagaaaacgtatttaaaagaaatgtgatttaaatgccatgtcatgtATGCCtcatattttagtatatgcattatcataattatgcatattgttgcatggtgctgtggaggcccAGGTAAGTTACAGGTGAGTACATTATGCTGGTAATGGTTATGagatatgatgatgatgatgttaaGATGTATATTAGAGCTCATTAAtatgcaccccggtgttagtgctcccgcccagagttaggggcacagtccttcacgtgatgctcacctcctgcaccacacgctcatcttggatccaagttaggtgcacagtcctatcATATAGACCACTTTGAGTGggtccgactcgtaggtgacccgcgatttatCGGACaaccttcacatgatcgtaacactagagcgtattattattttacacccagtcttgtcgatCAGACCACGtgaggtggttctgactcgtgtgcagatAAGTGTATACATTATGAGatatgatgagatatatgaCGTATATACatgatgatttatatgatgagatatgagaTTGATGTTGTGATTGAGATGAACTCTAGATTCCGCCGTATAGATCACGCCAGGTGACTTCGGCCAGCAGTCGGTTATTGTGAATTGCATCACTTGGCTTACTTTTGGTATTTTTATGTTATTGGGCATGGCATACgcatggcatatatatatacaaatatgaaTCTTGATTTAttgagcatgatttgaattataTACATATTATTGTATTctgttttctgggaaagtatctatatacttgttttacggcgaagggttagtatattcaatggaaaataaggttttcgtgtaaatgtgttttactgacccactcaactttgtttttcgtccctccaggttttaagtagcTAAGTTtagtggccacgaggaatccaacggtgttctgacagaatccgaaaaagtaggattcaccttcgggtgttgtatcttagtaattgtcctacttgactgcaactaGACTTTCTTATTGCTCTGAAAGTGTATTTATACACTTAGACTCTCACTAGCATCCTTTCTTAACTGGGATTGCTAGTTgcttggttttaaattgtttgtATTCCCTTactctttatcgcttccgcttTGCGCACAaggctacgtcacgctcacgtgatggccaacaCGTCTCGACttcggtcgaggtgtgtcaaaaAGTTAATGAAAACTTCTAAAAGTTTATCTAAAAATAATGcaagtgattttttttatacaacaatatatttacactaaggggcaGGTGAAATAAATTGGTATGAAACACATTATTCACGATATTCGAACCGAAACTTTGTAGGCTTGGACGCTTCCACTGGGCAACCATTTGGCCTTTTGGTTGAGCGAGATGCCTAATTCATGAGGCAAAATACTACTGTGGCACTGTGGCAGTGTACTTGTCATGTAAATTGCTCCCCTCATCATTAAGTTCTCTCAGACTTTCGTACACATGTATACCAAAAGATGGCTCATTATCAATATTTTCTCTAGTATACTAGGCATGTTTAGGACTAATTTTGAAATTGTTAAAAATGCTTTCTGAAAACTAAAAGTATCTCTAGTGCTTATTCAGGAAGTACTACCAATTGGTTTTGTTATACCATATGTTGGGCCTCAATATTTGGGCTTCATTAGAGCAGCTCCAGCGGGACCTCCTGCTCTAGGGACAGGCTCTGGAACAGGGCTTGATTGCCCGAGGGAGGAAGTCCAACGTTGGCTGGCGAGGGAGCCCAAGCAGCCCCGAGCGCCAGGCCCGTCGATTCTCGCCAGCCCGAGAGCCTGAGGTGGATCTGACGTCAGACGcctgttttaatgttttttctGTCAGGCCTCGAACTCCTCCAACATCACGCCAATCTCGTCCACTATCCCCATCCTCTCCACCTCCAGCGGTGGTCGAAGTGGGGGAGGAGAAGAATCTGATGGAGGATTCGGAGCACGCGAAGCGTCTGTGATGCGAGAGATGGAGACTGCGCAGCGGAGGACGTGGCGGtggaggagaagaaggggagggAAGGATAGGTAGCATAATAGTGGTTGGCGAGTAGGAAGAATGAGAGGGAGAAGAGGGCAATGGCCATAATTTTGATGCAAGTCGGAGATGAGGGCAAGTCGAAGAGGGCGATGGCCGTCTTGATTGGATTTGATTTTCTCGGGAATGCAAAGGAAACAACAAGAAAATTTTGAAGGGAAAACAGAGGATAGGTGTTAATGGAAATTaagtaatttaattaattaaaaattaaatgaaaaattaaataatcgCCGAGTGGACTTtacgaaattacaaataaaattattttgtattattttataaataaaaaaattgtaatattttattaccaatTGTCAGGGCTATTCAAGTGCAACGGTAGAGATGCAAAatgcagttactattcattaaaggaaGTTATTATTCAttgggtggattgaatagtgaatAGCCTGGGGGGAAGGCTCCCACGCTGGAATTGCTCTTACTTAGCCCATGATTCATATAAGAGGGGaggaaacccttattctataaaaaggctCCCTCACACTCACTTAAGAGAGGAAGGAAAACAGACAGAGGGGACATGGGAGCAAACACTGCCTCTATAGCCTCCATGTATATTCAACATTCATTTACATAGTGAAACGAAATCAAcaccagtgtggacgtagcctcaacttgaggtgaaccacgatatatctttgtgttcttgtgcatttgtgtgattcacggtcggatttacgttggtccaagatcaacccgattttgtgcatcaacatttggcgccgtttgtgggaatcgacacaaaaagctatgtcggttctctttcatttttttaatctcacCACTGTGAAACCCTCACAAGCTCACCacactccaccgtgaatctgcaaaacctaagaaaccaaAACTTCTCTCTCCACTCTCCAGCCCTTTCTCACTCACTCACAATCATCAcacactctctctttctcttggcCTTCATCTTTCCATCTTAACCAATATGCACAGGCTCCCACGACTCTTTGTCTCTGTCATCCTACGCCACGGCGGTGCATGGTACCGGAACTCGACGGCTCCTATCTCATGCGCTTCTACCCACTGCAGTTCGGTGGGAGAGATTGATAGGCAAGTCAGATGGCACTCAGTGTTGGTCCCTGGGAAGTGTAACACTACCAATTCCGCAACTTCTAACTTGAAAAATGGCATGTATTTCGGCAATCGGTATGAGTCCACTGCTGCAGCCTCTGACGCATCAGCCGTACCTCCCGCTGAGACGTACGAGTATCAGGCTGAGGTCAGTCACCTCATAGACCTCATCGTTAACAACTTGTACAGTAACAAGGAAGTTTTTCTTCGATAGCTTATTAGTACGCAACGGAGATACCAAGAAAAGCAAATGGGTGGTGTCGGAAAGATTTTCATTTTGGCTCAAATGAGACGGAACTGCCTTTATCGAACCCAGGTCGAGGTCACTGCCTGCGCGATTGGCGGAATTCCATTCGTCTGCTTGCAACATCGCCATAACCAGTGAAATTGGGGGACTCAGACTGTCATCCTGAGAGACACCGCCGTTGCAAACTCACCGGTGGCATTCCTTTGAAACTGAAATCTCTGGCCATGCGCAATATACAAAGAAGCCATGAGAAAGAAGGAGATAAGAtccttttcttttgttattttattattatcattTATGTCCTACTAACATGATAGcatattatttaataatataattattgcTTTACATGTGATATCACAGTGATCATTATCATAAAACGTGGTAAAGTCTGTACATCCACTACACCATTTACATTATTTAATGattttatcacatgattattgtcAAAAACGTGACAAAGCACATCACACAAagttatgcatatatatatatatacacacacacacacacacacacacacacactttagTGGAATGATAACTGACAAATGGAGGCAGCAGCTCCTCCTTGTTTTAGGCTCTCTgcatctctctttcttctctgccAAAATTACAAGCACACTGCAAGTTTTCAAAGGGAAACCGTATCCACCCAATTtcatctgccaaaagaaataaaacacctttacttttccttttcaacaaacatcgttatgatgtttcatcacaAAGCAAGGGATGTCAATTTGTTGtcttcccttttttctttttgactaACCAAAAGTGTCTTTTGGCTACTTGGCCACATACTCCAACATTGCTAACACCACATATTGTATGGTCCATGCTTATCATTATAATAAGACTCTATCATGATTATTCCACATGACTATTCCACTACGTGAGAAGTTTGACACATGACacattttatttctttgaatGTTAGGGCACAGTGGGTACGGTACACAATACAaatttgtgtgtatatatgtatatatatgtatatgtttgtCTGTGTTCATGTTTAGATTATTATGCTAAGAATGCTTCCCATATCCATAATTCGGATTTCACTAATCCTAGTCGCATCACATATGTCTAAATAGGCATTTATTTGTATAATCTTAACATGCTACCTAGTGTCATTTGATTGCCTTTAACTATGTCACTTATGCAATATGATACAAATCATTTACCACACAacttaataaattatttatgtGTAGTAGGCACAAACTGGCAATTTGATTTATAACTCTGTCGATTGATTTATTAATTATGCATTCATGCTTATACTATtatttattgtcaggaattattgagcaactagctctattgatcaacattgttaTTGATTAAAGAAGCCTACCGACACTATTGATTAGCCTATGGATCATTGAGTCACATACATATGGTGACAAAGATTTAGTCCAAACGGTGATATCTTGTCTGACCGAACACTCACTTGCTCGGTCACTCGCTCATTTGGACACCTATGTGCTTGGACACCCTTGAGCTCGAACCCTGACTCACGGACCCAACTTGTGGACCCAACTCACGGACCCTACGAATGGCCCCGACTCAAAGACCAGACAAGCGGACCCGAGTCATGTCAAGAGTTAACTCATAATGAGCCCACGCTGACGTCGAGTGCATACTCACAATGAAGAACGCCACAAGCTGAGCCGCCTCGCAATGAGCACcgcctccagccgagcaacCGCCTTGCCAAGAGCATtgcctctagccgagcagcctcgcaacgtgtGCTACCTCTAGCTGAGTATTGCTTAACGTTAAGCACCGTCTCATGTTGAGTACTAGTTCTGGACGACATCTAATCACTTCGGCCCGCACAtgaattggatttgaagtcttcagccaacaCATAGACTCATTTATAAATCCAACAAGTGGATTCAAACATGTCGAGAATTAACTCATAATGAGCTAGCGCTGACGTCGAGTGCATACTCACGATGAAGAACGCCACAAGCTAAGCcgcctccagccgagcaaccgcctcgccaagAGCATTGCCTCTAGCCGAGCAACCTCACAACGTGTGCTACATGTAGCTGAGTATTGCTTGACGTTAAGCACCATCTCATGTCGAGTACTAGTTTTGGATAACATCTAGTCACTTCGGCCCGCatatggattggatttgaagtctccagccaaaagactctcttgacagaagacttgggggactcctattataccatatattgggcctcattatTTGGGCTTCATTACTTAGCCCATGATTCATGTAAGATGGGaggaaacccttattctataaaagggctccCTCACACTCACTTAAGAGATGAAGGAAAACAAACAGAGGGGACATGGGAGAGCAAACACTGCCTCTATAACCTCCATGTATATTCAACATTCATTTACATAGTGAAACGGAATCAACACCAGTGTAGACGTAGCCTCAACCTGagatgaaccacgatatatctttgtgttcttgtgcgtttgtgtgattcacggttggatttacttTGGTCCAAGATCGacctgattttgtgcatcaacaggttTTTCAAAGAAACACttgaaattttaataaaaatctcAACGCATTTCTAATTGAAACACTTCCAGCAAAAACGCTTAAAGAGAAGTCGGAGAGGGATTAAAACCATGTAACTTTACTGTCTTGTGTTAATATGAGCACCAATAAGAGGTTCAAGATTTCCGTCTAAAACAGACATTAGATCAGGCAGTTGGATGCCTGTTTTTACATCCTTGACTAGCTTGTGTGGATGAGACATGTACCTTCTCGTCTCCTTCTCCCACAGATTCACAATCTCATCTTTCTTGATATCGCTAACCTCGCTAACACCTTGCTCCAATGCAAGGATCAGAAGCTTGCCTTTCAACCGGTTAATCGCCTTGATCTTATTCGCAAAGTGACTCCTCTCGCCTGCACGATTTACAGCAGATTTGCACAAGAACAAAAGATTATGGATTTTGAAGTGAAAGATAAAAGGCTTTCCTGCAAATGATATTGCTGTCATAGTCCTCTAGATATATCGTTCGACCCTAAAGAGCTCAATTTAAACTAGAAAGTATGTAATGGCTACTAGTAAAAGGAGTACCTGATGATTGAGCACTTATGCCTGTAAGTTTATGCTGGATGGATACTGTAGGTCCAGTTTGGCTCTGCTCTTCAAGCACCGATGGCAATGCAATGACCAAGTCGTCGTCGTCAATTTCTAGGTCATGGGCTTTTCCAAGAAACAAGGGAAACACATCCACACTTGCTGAGCTAGCCTGCAAGACATTCATATTTCACGAAGGTAAAATTACCAATCAAGATTGTCAAAAGAAACGTAATGAAAGTACTATAATGATTATTTTGAAGCACTCGTCCTATCACAAGGCTGTAGTCTCTGGTTTGCAGTGTGTGACCGAATTATAACATATGCAGCAAAGAATTGACCAAGGCAAACCAAACACATGAGAAGTAGATATATCCTTAACATTGACTGTTGGCTAAATATATCTAATATCTGACAGATCCATTTTGCGAAGTTGTAATATAGTGAACAGAAAGAAATCTTTACCGTAGACAAATCAGACACATTTTGCGAGCTTGTAAGATAGTGAACACCTGTCTCTCCTGAAAGATACCCATAAGCAAACGCAAATTCAAACTCAATAGTTGCTGATGTGATGCCGCCATTTGTGGAAGAATGCTTCTCGACTACCCTCCCTTTATAACCTAGCTTTTTGGCCCATTTGGTATACATGCTCAGTAGTTGTTTTATCCATACCTGTTACAGAAATTTTTGAAATGAAGTTACACAGAATAAAAGTGTGTATGCGTgttagaagagagagagagagagagagagagagagagagagagagagagagtacaaaT is part of the Malus domestica chromosome 12, GDT2T_hap1 genome and encodes:
- the LOC139190018 gene encoding peptide chain release factor PrfB3, chloroplastic isoform X1; this translates as MASMAAESAFLRNGTTTAAALFSFNWKASQRKSHRSLHTHCMDDRNRASKQLGLFSLKKKIEDTVLRAETLAPMALELEEGRRNKQEQQIRDYNLWDDTAKSNEILSKLANSAKVVDALKDLTFKAEEAKLITQLAEVDAINYGLFRQAYDASLDVSKLLDQYEMSKLLKGPYDMEGACLTIEAGGEGYPEVWIKQLLSMYTKWAKKLGYKGRVVEKHSSTNGGITSATIEFEFAFAYGYLSGETGVHYLTSSQNVSDLSTASSASVDVFPLFLGKAHDLEIDDDDLVIALPSVLEEQSQTGPTVSIQHKLTGISAQSSGERSHFANKIKAINRLKGKLLILALEQGVSEVSDIKKDEIVNLWEKETRRYMSHPHKLVKDVKTGIQLPDLMSVLDGNLEPLIGAHINTRQ
- the LOC139190018 gene encoding peptide chain release factor PrfB3, chloroplastic isoform X2; the encoded protein is MALELEEGRRNKQEQQIRDYNLWDDTAKSNEILSKLANSAKVVDALKDLTFKAEEAKLITQLAEVDAINYGLFRQAYDASLDVSKLLDQYEMSKLLKGPYDMEGACLTIEAGGEGYPEVWIKQLLSMYTKWAKKLGYKGRVVEKHSSTNGGITSATIEFEFAFAYGYLSGETGVHYLTSSQNVSDLSTASSASVDVFPLFLGKAHDLEIDDDDLVIALPSVLEEQSQTGPTVSIQHKLTGISAQSSGERSHFANKIKAINRLKGKLLILALEQGVSEVSDIKKDEIVNLWEKETRRYMSHPHKLVKDVKTGIQLPDLMSVLDGNLEPLIGAHINTRQ